A window of the Brassica oleracea var. oleracea cultivar TO1000 chromosome C1, BOL, whole genome shotgun sequence genome harbors these coding sequences:
- the LOC106312494 gene encoding probable alpha,alpha-trehalose-phosphate synthase [UDP-forming] 10, with protein MGSKSFGNLLDLASGDLLDIPHTPRALPRVMTVPGIIDGYGISDRDSDAISLPCRERKIVVANYLPLNCKKDLETGQWIFSLDNDSPMLHLKDGFSPETEVIYVGSLKIDVDLSEQDEVSQTLFEEFGCVPTFLPQDVHKKFYLGFCKQQLWPLFHYMLPMCPDHGERFDRSLWQAYVSANKIFADKVMGAINLEEDCIWIHDYHLMLLPTFLRRRFYRVKLGFFLHSPFPSSEIYRTLPVREELLRGLLNCDLIGFHTFDYARHFLSCCCRMLGLEYESKRGHIALDYLGRTVFLKILPIGVQMGRLESVLNLPATAEKLKEIQEKYQGKKVILGVDDMDIFKGLSLKILAFEHLLQQYPSMLGKIVLIQIVNPARGSGKDVQEAKKETYYTVNRINERYGSPGYEPVVLIDRPVPRFEKSAYYAIAECCIVNAVRDGMNLVPYKYTVCRQGTPEMDKYMGLSDDSPPRTSTLVLSEFIGCSPSLSGAIRVNPWDVDAVADSMYSALTMPDSEKHLRHKKHYQYISTHDVAYWSRSFAQDLERACRDHYSKRCWGVGWGLGFRLIALSPNFRRLSVEPTVSAYRRSSKRAIFLDYDGTLVPETSIVKEPSADVMSALKALCSDPNNTVFIVSGRGKVSLTEWLAPCQNLGIAAEHGYFTTWNESCDWETSGFSNDFEWKKIVEPIMRLYTETTDGSTIEAKESALVWHHQDADRDFGSCQAKELLDHLESVLVNEPVVVNRGHQIVEVKPQGVSKGLVTGKVLRRMLEEGNAPDFVVCIGDDRSDEEMFESITTTLSAQPSSEIFACTVGRKPSKAKYFLDEVSDVVKLLQGLANTSSSPKPSYPSHLGVSFESVV; from the exons ATGGGGTCAAAATCATTTGGGAACCTCTTAGACTTGGCCTCTGGGGATCTTTTGGACATTCCTCACACTCCCAGAGCTCTTCCAAGAGTTATGACAGTTCCTGGCATCATCGATGGATATGGGATTAGTGACCGTGATTCAGATGCCATCTCATTACCTTGCCGCGAACGGAAGATCGTTGTCGCCAACTATCTTCCTTTAAATTGCAAAAAGGATTTAGAAACTGGACAGTGGATATTCAGCCTTGACAATGATTCTCCCATGTTACATCTCAAGGATGGTTTTTCTCCAGAGACTGAAGTCATTTACGTTGGATCACTCAAGATAGATGTTGATCTTAGCGAGCAAGACGAGGTCTCTCAAACACTTTTTGAGGAGTTCGGTTGCGTACCCACTTTCCTCCCACAAGATGTGCATAAAAAATTCTACCTCGGCTTTTGTAAACAGCAGCTTTGGCCACTGTTCCACTACATGTTACCCATGTGCCCTGACCATGGTGAACGCTTTGATCGCAGTCTTTGGCAGGCATATGTTTCCGCCAACAAAATATTTGCAGATAAGGTGATGGGTGCGATTAATCTCGAGGAAGATTGCATTTGGATTCATGACTATCATTTAATGCTTCTCCCAACCTTCCTGAGAAGGCGTTTCTACAGGGTTAAGCTTGGTTTCTTCCTCCACAGCCCATTCCCTTCTTCTGAAATTTATCGAACCTTACCTGTTCGAGAGGAGCTACTAAGGGGCCTCCTAAACTGTGACTTAATTGGCTTCCACACCTTTGATTACGCACGCCATTTCTTGTCATGCTGCTGTAGAATGCTTGGATTGGAGTACGAGTCTAAGAGAGGCCATATTGCTCTTGACTACTTGGGCCGTACAGTTTTCCTCAAGATTCTTCCCATAGGTGTTCAAATGGGGAGGCTCGAATCCGTTCTGAATCTTCCTGCTACTGCTGAAAAACTGAAAGAGATCCAAGAGAAGTACCAGGGTAAGAAGGTGATTCTCGGTGTGGATGACATGGATATATTCAAAGGTCTAAGTCTAAAGATCTTAGCCTTTGAACACCTCTTACAGCAGTATCCCAGCATGCTAGGGAAGATAGTTCTGATTCAGATTGTAAACCCAGCAAGAGGATCAGGTAAAGACGTTCAAGAAGCCAAGAAAGAGACGTATTATACTGTTAACAGAATTAACGAGCGTTATGGTTCGCCTGGTTATGAGCCAGTGGTTCTGATTGATCGTCCTGTTCCTCGGTTTGAGAAGTCTGCCTATTACGCCATAGCGGAATGCTGCATAGTCAACGCGGTAAGGGATGGGATGAACTTGGTTCCGTACAAGTACACTGTTTGTCGACAGGGAACTCCTGAAATGGATAAATATATGGGACTAAGTGACGATTCTCCTCCTCGAACAAGCACGCTTGTTCTGTCTGAGTTCATTGGTTGCTCTCCTTCTTTAAGTGGCGCCATTAGGGTTAACCCTTGGGACGTTGATGCGGTGGCTGATTCAATGTACTCTGCTCTCACCATGCCTGATTCTGAGAAGCATCTACGCCATAAGAAGCACTATCAATACATAAGTACACACGATGTGGCGTACTGGTCGCGCAGCTTTGCACAGGATTTGGAGAGGGCGTGTCGGGATCATTACAGTAAAAGGTGCTGGGGTGTGGGTTGGGGTTTAGGTTTTAGGCTCATCGCTCTCTCTCCTAATTTCAGAAGGCTGTCCGTTGAGCCAACCGTCAGTGCTTATAGAAGATCGAGCAAGAGAGCAATATTTCTTGATTATGACGGTACTTTAGTTCCGGAGACCTCGATTGTAAAGGAGCCAAGTGCTGATGTGATGTCTGCGTTGAAGGCACTGTGTAGTGATCCTAATAACACTGTGTTTATTGTTAGCGGGAGGGGGAAAGTTTCTTTAACCGAGTGGCTTGCACCGTGTCAGAATCTTGGAATAGCAGCTGAACACGGTTACTTCACAAC GTGGAATGAGTCTTGTGACTGGGAGACAAGCGGCTTTTCTAATGACTTTGAATGGAAGAAAATAGTGGAACCTATCATGAGACTGTATACAGAAACTACAGATGGATCTACGATAGAAGCAAAAGAAAGTGCTCTTGTGTGGCATCACCAGGATGCTGACCGGGACTTTGGTTCTTGTCAAGCCAAGGAACTTCTGGACCATCTAGAATCTGTTCTTGTAAATGAGCCCGTTGTGGTTAACAGAGGTCACCAAATCGTTGAAGTTAAGCCTCAG GGAGTAAGCAAAGGTCTTGTCACCGGGAAAGTTCTTAGGAGAATGCTCGAAGAAGGGAATGCACCGGATTTTGTGGTATGCATTGGGGACGACAGATCAGACGAAGAAATGTTTGAGAGCATAACAACAACTCTCTCGGCTCAGCCATCGTCAGAGATATTTGCGTGTACGGTGGGAAGAAAACCAAGCAAAGCCAAGTACTTTCTGGATGAAGTAAGCGACGTGGTGAAGCTGCTTCAAGGACTTGCCAACACTTCTTCTAGCCCGAAGCCTAGTTACCCTTCTCACCTTGGAGTCTCCTTCGAAAGCGTGGTATGA
- the LOC106336352 gene encoding uncharacterized protein LOC106336352: MTRPDSPSDDESPVTEGTPTSAAFADTILERMAQQDAVQKATNEQFTAIAAILAPLAGNSGDPASTVRKQLFDTYRTAGAENTTNTNAAQVQTHGGVDLVTVRELAELKQLFLDMKDRMLEGPTSAPSIERVLTETLKTPFSRLITDVRYRPAEKIHLPTFAGKADPTDHITAFNIPMGRTNFSDEESDTGDLHYVYETKSDPVRPLEPISGSEPKRAEDDKPEEQDEDEGEAQILEEQPRNRRRIQVILARPSSSSDEEEDNKVRDSRESSNKRPSENGRPEESNDLRNKLRRMSQTIDRVHDLRSIIEESKAKRVEDSSLQPQLKPRVVDLRDQLNSKPEDLRIKLNQPKRSDLRRKLEVTKAKNGDGHEPIDEDSSNDLRVHLQNRRVVRAPFLNVIMGGSPPCGDSVRSVKDHRRQAVTSKKWPSKPENDPSITFSSDDAIGVHLPHNDPLLVEVGIAKCDVAKVLVDTGSSVDLIFRDTLDRMGVDLCDMKPSSCSLTGFNGASETMIGTIKLPVYACRVTRTVKFSIIRTKAPHNEILGTPWLHSMKAISSTYHQCVKFPGPTGQVQTLRGDQQAERDLLIATVKMQQSTPHINAIAKQIQPQEDEILKVAIDDSDQSKVVRVGAFLSEEMQRAMIDFLKQNVSTFAWATSDMRGINPAITYHELNVDPTIKPVRQKRRKLGPERSKALNEEVERVLAAGSIAEVRYPEWLANPVVVKKKNGKWRVCVDFTDLNKACPKDSYPLPHIDRLVESTAGNELLTFMDAFSGYNQIMMHPDDREKTAFITDRGTYCYKVMPFGLMNAGATYQRLVNRMFADKLGNTMEVYIDDMLVKSFRAGDHLNHLKECFKMLNEYGMKLNPAKCTFGVTSGEFLGYIVTQQGIEANPKQITAILDLPSPKNSREVQRLTGRIAALNRFISRSTDKCLPFYELLRGNKLSSTAVSSVLIREDRGEQKPIFYTSKRMTDPETRYPTLEKIALAVITNAEHQPIRTIIEVGIELSEHDIVLKNRTTAKSQVLADFLIELTPELEQDLILPSQNWILHVDGSSTNKGSGGGVQLQSPTGELIRQSFSFGFTASNNEAEYESLIAGLRLAKAVKAKCLSAYSDSQLVTSQFSGDYDVRNERMDAYLKVVQTLARDFEFFELTKVPRGENV, from the exons ATGACTCGACCCGACTCGCCGTCCGACGACGAGTCACCTGTGACTGAAGGCACTCCGACATCAGCGGCCTTCGCAGATACCATACTCGAGAGGATGGCACAGCAAGACGCCGTCCAGAAGGCGACGAACGAACAATTCACCGCCATCGCCGCCATCTTGGCTCCTTTGGCCGGAAACTCAGGCGATCCGGCCTCGACAGTCCGAAAACAGCTGTTCGACACCTACCGAACAGCCGGCGCAGAAAACACGACGAACACAAATGCCGCCCAGGTTCAAACACACGGTGGCGTAGATCTCGTTACCGTCCGCGAACTCGCCGAGCTTAAGCAGTTGTTCCTGGACATGAAAGACCGAATGCTTGAAGGACCTACTTCGGCACCGTCAATCGAACGCGTCCTCACCGAAACCCTAAAAACCCCCTTTTCTCGGCTAATCACCGACGTACGGTACCGACCAGCCGAGAAAATCCACCTTCCGACTTTTGCCGGAAAGGCAGACCCGACTGACCATATCACCGCATTCAACATCCCGATGGGTCGAACTAACTTTTCCGATGAGGAAAGTGACACTGGCGACT TACATTATGTTTACGAGACAAAGAGCGACCCCGTCCGACCTTTGGAACCTATCTCAGGGAGCGAACCCAAACGCGCAGAAGATGACAAACCAGAAGAGCAGGACGAAGACGAGGGTGAAGCGCAAATCCTAGAGGAGCAACCTCGTAACCGTCGACGCATCCAAGTTATCCTCGCACGACCAAGTTCCTCCTCGGACGAAGAAGAGGACAACAAAGTCCGCGATTCGCGCGAATCATCCAACAAGCGACCAAGTGAAAACGGCAGACCGGAAGAGTCAAATGACTTGAGAAACAAGCTCAGGCGAATGTCGCAGACAATCGACCGTGTGCACGATCTTCGTTCAATCATCGAAGAGTCCAAGGCTAAAAGAGTCGAAGATTCCAGTCTTCAACCCCAGCTCAAGCCACGAGTCGTCGACCTACGCGATCAGCTCAACTCAAAACCAGAAGACCTCAGGATCAAGCTCAACCAACCTAAACGTTCTGACTTACGACGAAAGCTGGAGGTGACGAAAGCCAAGAACGGTGACGGACACGAACCTATTGACGAGGACTCGTCTAACGATCTTAGGGTCCATCTACAAAACAGACGGGTCGTGCGCGCCCCCTTCTTAAACGTGATTATGGGAGGCTCGCCACCTTGCGGCGACTCGGTGCGGTCAGTCAAGGACCATCGACGACAGGCAGTAACCTCGAAGAAATGGCCATCGAAACCTGAGAATGATCCCTCGATCACTTTCTCATCCGATGATGCCATCGGCGTTCACCTACCTCATAACGACCCCCTACTCGTTGAAGTAGGAATCGCGAAGTGCGACGTCGCCAAAGTTCTAGTCGATACTGGCAGTTCGGTTGATCTGATCTTTCGCGATACACTCGATAGGATGGGAGTCGATTTGTGCGATATGAAACCGTCATCTTGCTCCCTCACCGGATTCAATGGGGCTTCCGAGACGATGATCGGAACAATCAAGCTCCCAGTCTACGCGTGTCGAGTAACGCGCACAGTCAAGTTTTCTATCATCCGAACAAAGGCTCCACATAACGAAATCCTCGGGACCCCCTGGTTACATTCGATGAAAGCAATATCATCGACATATCATCAGTGCGTGAAGTTCCCAGGACCTACCGGTCAGGTGCAGACACTTCGCGGGGACCAGCAGGCAGAACGTGACCTACTGATTGCAACGGTGAAGATGCAACAATCGACCCCTCACATCAACGCAATAGCAAAGCAAATCCAACCTCAAGAAGATGAGATTCTAAAAGTCGCGATCGATGACTCAGACCAAAGCAAAGTAGTCCGAGTCGGCGCTTTCCTCTCTGAAGAAATGCAACGCGCGATGATCGACTTTCTGAAGCAGAACGTATCAACGTTCGCTTGGGCGACATCAGATATGAGGGGAATAAATCCAGCCATAACGTACCATGAGTTGAATGTAGATCCAACCATCAAACCTGTTCGCCAAAAGAGACGCAAGCTTGGTCCCGAGCGAAGCAAGGCCCTCAACGAAGAAGTCGAGCGAGTCCTCGCAGCCGGTTCAATCGCCGAAGTACGATACCCGGAGTGGTTGGCAAACCCGGTCGTCGTCAAGAAGAAGAACGGAAAGTGGCGCGTCTGCGTCGACTTTACCGATCTAAACAAGGCATGCCCCAAAGACAGCTACCCACTTCCACATATCGATCGACTGGTCGAATCAACCGCTGGAAACGAGCTGTTGACTTTCATGGACGCCTTCTCAGGATACAATCAAATCATGATGCACCCAGACGATCGAGAAAAGACAGCGTTCATCACCGATAGAGGGACATACTGTTACAAAGTGATGCCATTCGGCCTTATGAACGCCGGTGCGACTTACCAACGACTCGTTAATCGAATGTTCGCCGACAAATTGGGGAACACGATGGAAGTTTACATCGACGACATGCTGGTTAAGTCATTCCGCGCGGGGGACCATCTAAATCATCTAAAAGAGTGCTTCAAAATGCTGAATGAGTACGGAATGAAACTCAACCCAGCAAAGTGCACCTTTGGCGTCACCTCAGGCGAGTTCTTGGGATACATTGTCACCCAGCAAGGAATTGAGGCGAATCCTAAGCAGATCACGGCCATACTTGATCTCCCTAGTCCGAAGAACAGCAGAGAAGTTCAACGACTCACGGGAAGGATTGCAGCATTGAACCGCTTCATCTCCAGGTCCACGGATAAATGCCTCCCCTTTTACGAGCTACTGCGTGGAAACAAGC TATCCTCCACCGCTGTCAGCAGCGTCCTTATCCGAGAGGATCGAGGAGAGCAGAAGCCCATCTTCTACACGAGTAAGCGTATGACCGATCCGGAAACACGATACCCCACCCTCGAGAAGATTGCTCTTGCAGTCATTAC TAATGCAGAACACCAACCAATCCGGACGATTATCGAAGTGGGTATCGAGCTCAGCGAGCACGACATTGTGTTAAAAAATCGAACAACAGCAAAATCTCAAGTCCTCGCTGACTTCCTAATCGAGCTCACACCAGAGCTAGAGCAAGACCTAATTCTTCCAAGTCAGAATTGGATACTTCACGTCGACGGATCGTCAACAAACAAAGGATCAGGAGGAGGAGTCCAACTGCAGTCTCCAACTGGCGAGCTAATCAGACAGTCGTTCAGTTTCGGCTTCACCGCTTCAAACAATGAAGCAGAATACGAGTCATTGATCGCAGGACTACGACTCGCTAAGGCAGTCAAAGCAAAATGCCTCAGTGCATACAGCGACTCACAACTCGTTACCAGTCAGTTTAGCGGCGACTACGATGTTCGTAACGAACGAATGGACGCGTACCTTAAAGTCGTTCAAACACTCGCTCGGGACTTCGAATTCTTCGAACTCACCAAAGTCCCCAGAGGAGAGAACGTGTGA